The proteins below come from a single Plutella xylostella chromosome 2, ilPluXylo3.1, whole genome shotgun sequence genomic window:
- the LOC105398329 gene encoding endoplasmic reticulum junction formation protein lunapark-B isoform X1 — translation MGLGLGWLISRFRRKKTTNEILEKLETNIKRIEQDGANKEQRHKRVIGYMMAYSVGLYVLFAALYYYKYVGKSAHWLHSILYASPLLLLPVMVIFMRAAVSWYFNWSLGKNRIKLSKMREEKKKILEEVMNTETYKVAKEILDKYGSPDDKALKPFVPSLNVPGNTGTVQTVAHGSPAPATPGQLRQRQLALTSTPLNKNVKFGPGVNMNNSVVANGPRLSASQLARPLPDPSRSALEKVVDYLLKDGPSNRMALICAECFTHNGMAMEEEFEYVSYVCAYCGKLNPARKQRPSAPLLSPSPARAAGAGSGGESDRPPSPSEETPKSEQEKKED, via the exons ATGGGTCTTGGACTAGGATGGCTTATATCCAGATTtcga CGCAAAAAGACCACGAACGAGATTCTCGAGAAACTAGAGACCAACATAAAGCGAATAGAGCAGGACGGAGCGAACAAAGAGCAACGACACAAGCGAGTGATTGGCTACATGATGGCGTACTCCGTGG GTCTATACGTGTTGTTTGCGGCGCTATACTACTACAAGTATGTGGGTAAGAGCGCTCACTGGCTGCACTCCATACTGTATGCGTCTCCGCTACTGCTGTTGCCGGTCAT GGTGATATTCATGCGGGCAGCCGTATCCTGGTATTTCAACTGGTCCCTAGGCAAGAACAGAATCAAGCTGAGCAAAATGCGAGAGGAGAAGAAGAAAATACTGGAGGAAGTTATGAACACTGAGACTTACAAG GTAGCGAAAGAGATCTTGGACAAGTACGGCAGCCCGGACGACAAAGCGCTAAAGCCGTTCGTCCCATCGCTCAACGTCCCCGGTAATACCGGTACAGTGCAGACTGTCGCGCATGGCTCGCCCGCCCCAG CGACCCCAGGCCAGCTGAGGCAGAGACAGCTGGCCTTGACCTCCACTCCGCTCAACAAGAATGTCAAGTTCGGACCCGGGGTCAACATGAACAACTCTGTGGTGGCCAACGGACCCAGGCTTAGT GCCAGTCAACTAGCGCGCCCCCTACCGGACCCCAGCCGAAGCGCGTTGGAGAAAGTTGTGGACTACCTTCTGAAGGACGGGCCCAGCAACCGCATGGCGCTCATATGTGCCGAATGCTTCACGCACAACG GAATGGCGATGGAAGAAGAGTTCGAATACGTGTCCTATGTCTGCGCGTATTGCGGCAAGCTGAACCCGGCGCGTAAACAACGCCCCTCCGCGCCGCTGCTGAGCCCCtcgcccgcgcgcgccgccggcgccg GTTCCGGCGGAGAATCAGATCGGCCCCCCTCACCCAGTGAGGAGACCCCGAAATCTGAACAAGAGAAGAAAGAAGACTGA
- the LOC105398329 gene encoding endoplasmic reticulum junction formation protein lunapark-B isoform X2: MGLGLGWLISRFRRKKTTNEILEKLETNIKRIEQDGANKEQRHKRVIGYMMAYSVGLYVLFAALYYYKYVGKSAHWLHSILYASPLLLLPVMVIFMRAAVSWYFNWSLGKNRIKLSKMREEKKKILEEVMNTETYKVAKEILDKYGSPDDKALKPFVPSLNVPATPGQLRQRQLALTSTPLNKNVKFGPGVNMNNSVVANGPRLSASQLARPLPDPSRSALEKVVDYLLKDGPSNRMALICAECFTHNGMAMEEEFEYVSYVCAYCGKLNPARKQRPSAPLLSPSPARAAGAGSGGESDRPPSPSEETPKSEQEKKED, from the exons ATGGGTCTTGGACTAGGATGGCTTATATCCAGATTtcga CGCAAAAAGACCACGAACGAGATTCTCGAGAAACTAGAGACCAACATAAAGCGAATAGAGCAGGACGGAGCGAACAAAGAGCAACGACACAAGCGAGTGATTGGCTACATGATGGCGTACTCCGTGG GTCTATACGTGTTGTTTGCGGCGCTATACTACTACAAGTATGTGGGTAAGAGCGCTCACTGGCTGCACTCCATACTGTATGCGTCTCCGCTACTGCTGTTGCCGGTCAT GGTGATATTCATGCGGGCAGCCGTATCCTGGTATTTCAACTGGTCCCTAGGCAAGAACAGAATCAAGCTGAGCAAAATGCGAGAGGAGAAGAAGAAAATACTGGAGGAAGTTATGAACACTGAGACTTACAAG GTAGCGAAAGAGATCTTGGACAAGTACGGCAGCCCGGACGACAAAGCGCTAAAGCCGTTCGTCCCATCGCTCAACGTCCCCG CGACCCCAGGCCAGCTGAGGCAGAGACAGCTGGCCTTGACCTCCACTCCGCTCAACAAGAATGTCAAGTTCGGACCCGGGGTCAACATGAACAACTCTGTGGTGGCCAACGGACCCAGGCTTAGT GCCAGTCAACTAGCGCGCCCCCTACCGGACCCCAGCCGAAGCGCGTTGGAGAAAGTTGTGGACTACCTTCTGAAGGACGGGCCCAGCAACCGCATGGCGCTCATATGTGCCGAATGCTTCACGCACAACG GAATGGCGATGGAAGAAGAGTTCGAATACGTGTCCTATGTCTGCGCGTATTGCGGCAAGCTGAACCCGGCGCGTAAACAACGCCCCTCCGCGCCGCTGCTGAGCCCCtcgcccgcgcgcgccgccggcgccg GTTCCGGCGGAGAATCAGATCGGCCCCCCTCACCCAGTGAGGAGACCCCGAAATCTGAACAAGAGAAGAAAGAAGACTGA